From Cellulomonas chengniuliangii, the proteins below share one genomic window:
- the guaB gene encoding IMP dehydrogenase, translating to MTDLGTPGSAVPSDPFGRIGLTYDDVLLLPGETDVIPSEVDTTTRLTREISIALPLVSAAMDTVTEARMAIAMARQGGIGILHRNLSIEAQAHQVDLVKRSESGMITDPVTIGPDATLLELDELCGKYRVSGLPVVDVKQRLLGIITNRDLRFVPPEEFPTRLVRDVMTSMPLVTAPVGIAREDAAGLLAKHKVEKLPLVDGAGVLQGLITVKDFVKSEQYPSATKDGEGRLVVGAAVGFFGDAWERVIALVEAGVDVLVVDTANGHARLMLDMVRRLKKDPATRDVQIIGGNIATREGAQALVDAGVDAIKVGVGPGSICTTRVVAGVGVPQVTAIYEASLAAKPAGVPVIGDGGLQYSGDIAKALVAGADSVMLGGLLAGCDESPGDLVFVNGKQYKRYRGMASLGAMQTRGDRRSYSKDRYFQGDLSDDEIITEGIEGQVPYRGPLAAVAHQLVGGLHQSMFYVGARTIPALQERGKFVRITPAGLKESHPHDVQMISEAPNYSSR from the coding sequence ATGACCGACCTCGGAACCCCCGGATCCGCCGTCCCCTCCGACCCCTTCGGTCGTATCGGCCTGACCTATGACGACGTGCTGCTGCTCCCCGGCGAGACCGACGTCATCCCCAGCGAGGTCGACACCACCACCCGGCTGACGCGCGAGATCTCGATCGCCCTCCCGCTGGTCTCGGCCGCCATGGACACCGTCACCGAGGCGCGCATGGCTATCGCGATGGCCCGCCAGGGCGGCATCGGGATCCTGCACCGGAACCTGTCCATCGAGGCGCAGGCGCACCAGGTCGACCTGGTCAAGCGATCCGAGTCCGGGATGATCACGGACCCCGTCACGATCGGCCCCGACGCGACGCTGCTCGAGCTCGACGAGCTCTGCGGCAAGTACCGCGTCTCCGGCCTCCCGGTCGTGGACGTGAAGCAGCGCCTGCTCGGGATCATCACCAACCGCGACCTGCGCTTCGTGCCGCCGGAGGAGTTCCCGACCCGGCTGGTGCGCGACGTCATGACGTCGATGCCGCTGGTCACCGCCCCGGTGGGGATCGCCCGCGAGGACGCGGCAGGGCTGCTCGCCAAGCACAAGGTCGAGAAGCTCCCGCTGGTGGACGGCGCGGGGGTCCTCCAGGGCCTCATCACGGTCAAGGACTTCGTGAAGTCCGAGCAGTACCCGTCGGCGACCAAGGACGGGGAGGGCCGGCTCGTCGTCGGCGCCGCCGTCGGGTTCTTCGGCGACGCGTGGGAGCGGGTCATCGCGCTGGTCGAGGCGGGTGTGGACGTGCTCGTGGTCGACACCGCCAACGGTCACGCGCGGCTCATGCTCGACATGGTGCGCCGCCTCAAGAAGGACCCCGCCACGCGCGACGTGCAGATCATCGGCGGCAACATCGCCACCCGCGAGGGCGCGCAGGCGCTCGTCGACGCCGGCGTGGACGCCATCAAGGTGGGGGTGGGCCCTGGGTCCATCTGCACCACCCGCGTGGTGGCGGGCGTCGGCGTGCCGCAGGTCACGGCGATCTACGAGGCGTCGCTCGCCGCGAAGCCCGCGGGCGTGCCGGTGATCGGCGACGGCGGCCTGCAGTACTCGGGCGACATCGCCAAGGCCCTCGTGGCCGGCGCGGACAGCGTGATGCTGGGCGGGCTCCTCGCGGGCTGCGACGAGTCGCCGGGGGACCTGGTGTTCGTCAACGGCAAGCAGTACAAGCGCTACCGCGGCATGGCCTCGCTGGGCGCCATGCAGACCCGCGGCGACCGCCGCTCGTACTCCAAGGACCGCTACTTCCAGGGCGACCTCTCGGACGACGAGATCATCACCGAGGGCATCGAGGGCCAGGTCCCGTACCGCGGCCCGCTCGCCGCGGTGGCGCACCAGCTCGTGGGCGGCCTGCACCAGTCGATGTTCTACGTGGGAGCCCGGACCATCCCGGCGCTGCAGGAGCGGGGGAAGTTCGTGCGCATCACCCCGGCCGGGCTCAAGGAGTCGCACCCGCACGACGTGCAGATGATCTCCGAGGCGCCGAACTACTCGAGCCGCTGA
- a CDS encoding response regulator transcription factor, which produces MAGVVVCHGSTVVRERLVLTALGVPSLAPVRSAETAEELTALARRIPPTVVLLDAHLPGPGPVEAIRRLRAIAPSATIVMLAVPGDEVALDRAISLGARGFLAPDVGRAELSAVAAHVLASPSVAATGASTSMRAEAAVEPVVDAPTQRGGLEEVALTKREVEVLVGMSNGRSNAQIGAELFLSEDTVKTHARRLFRKLGAADRAQAVAIGLRRGLIR; this is translated from the coding sequence ATGGCTGGAGTCGTGGTCTGTCACGGCTCGACCGTGGTGCGTGAGCGCCTGGTCCTGACGGCCCTCGGAGTTCCCTCGCTCGCCCCCGTGCGGTCGGCGGAGACGGCCGAGGAGCTCACCGCCCTCGCGCGGCGCATCCCGCCCACCGTCGTGCTGCTGGACGCCCACCTGCCCGGGCCCGGCCCGGTCGAGGCGATCCGACGGCTGCGCGCGATCGCGCCGTCCGCCACCATCGTGATGCTCGCGGTGCCCGGTGACGAGGTCGCGCTGGACCGGGCGATCTCCCTCGGCGCGCGCGGGTTCCTCGCGCCCGACGTGGGTCGCGCCGAGCTGTCCGCCGTCGCCGCGCACGTGCTCGCCAGCCCTTCGGTCGCCGCCACCGGCGCCTCCACGTCGATGCGCGCCGAGGCCGCCGTCGAGCCCGTGGTGGACGCCCCGACGCAGCGTGGGGGCCTCGAGGAGGTCGCCCTGACCAAGCGCGAGGTCGAGGTGCTCGTCGGCATGAGCAACGGACGGTCGAACGCGCAGATCGGCGCCGAGCTCTTCCTCTCCGAGGACACCGTCAAGACGCACGCCCGCCGGCTGTTCCGGAAGCTCGGGGCAGCCGACCGCGCCCAGGCGGTGGCGATCGGCCTGCGCCGAGGCCTCATCCGCTGA
- a CDS encoding MerR family transcriptional regulator: MATDGDPSAPTPITASPGDGPALTVAAVARRLGVAPATLRTWDRRYGLGPSEHSAGSHRRYTGDDVARLLVMRGLTLDGVAPSEAARVARETDLHAEEGDPTPRPRLASVPGTGVDERSRATPTLVIDAALRGDEGACRRLLAAPEKDYERWWANLVEPVRAGLAARTVLARPGEDADALVVDSVLAGLRARTAPLAHAHVAGRQVVLLLAAPGEPRPLVLHVLAAALASHGADARIVAGPVEQHRVMEIAAMTRPAAVVMVSELGAPDLAVIAALADAQPELPQFVVLADDDAARALPLGRSVHRARTFAGVLAEVTAVCS, encoded by the coding sequence ATGGCGACCGACGGAGACCCCTCGGCGCCCACGCCGATCACGGCGTCTCCCGGCGACGGACCAGCCCTCACCGTGGCGGCGGTGGCACGTCGGCTGGGCGTGGCGCCCGCGACGCTGCGCACCTGGGACCGCCGCTACGGGCTGGGCCCGTCCGAGCACTCGGCGGGGTCCCACCGCCGGTACACCGGCGACGACGTCGCCCGGCTGCTCGTGATGCGCGGCCTCACCCTCGACGGGGTGGCTCCCTCCGAGGCGGCCCGGGTCGCCCGCGAGACGGACCTCCACGCGGAGGAGGGCGATCCGACGCCCCGGCCACGGCTCGCCTCGGTGCCCGGGACGGGCGTGGACGAGCGCTCGAGGGCGACGCCGACACTCGTCATCGACGCCGCGCTGCGCGGCGACGAGGGCGCCTGCCGACGGCTGCTCGCCGCACCCGAGAAGGACTACGAGCGGTGGTGGGCCAACCTCGTCGAGCCCGTCCGGGCCGGTCTCGCGGCGCGCACCGTGCTCGCGCGGCCGGGGGAGGACGCTGACGCCCTGGTCGTGGACTCGGTCCTCGCCGGGTTGCGCGCCCGGACCGCGCCCCTCGCCCACGCGCACGTCGCGGGGAGACAGGTCGTCCTGCTCCTGGCGGCGCCCGGCGAGCCGCGGCCACTGGTGCTGCACGTGCTCGCGGCGGCGTTGGCCAGCCACGGCGCGGACGCGCGGATCGTCGCCGGTCCCGTCGAGCAGCACCGGGTGATGGAGATCGCCGCGATGACCCGTCCCGCGGCGGTCGTGATGGTCAGCGAGCTCGGCGCCCCCGACCTCGCGGTGATCGCCGCGCTCGCGGACGCCCAGCCCGAGCTTCCCCAGTTCGTCGTGCTCGCCGACGACGACGCCGCGCGGGCGCTCCCTCTGGGGCGGTCCGTCCACCGGGCCAGGACGTTCGCCGGCGTGCTCGCCGAGGTGACGGCCGTGTGCTCCTGA
- a CDS encoding WhiB family transcriptional regulator gives MAEISRLPGPVMDLWEWQFEGACRDADENLFFHPEGERGSARRRRAEAAKAICATCPVIQECREQSLAVREPYGVWGGLSEDERAAILARPSRKAI, from the coding sequence ATGGCCGAGATCTCGCGTTTGCCCGGACCCGTGATGGACCTGTGGGAGTGGCAGTTCGAAGGCGCCTGCCGCGACGCGGACGAGAACCTCTTCTTCCATCCCGAGGGCGAGCGGGGTTCGGCCCGTCGGCGTCGCGCCGAGGCCGCGAAGGCCATCTGCGCGACCTGCCCGGTGATCCAGGAGTGCCGCGAGCAGTCCCTCGCCGTGCGCGAGCCCTACGGGGTGTGGGGCGGGCTCTCCGAGGACGAGCGCGCGGCGATCCTCGCCCGGCCGTCCCGCAAGGCGATCTGA
- the groES gene encoding co-chaperone GroES → MSVSIKPLEDRIVVKTLEAEQTTASGLVIPDSAKEKPQEGEVLAVGPGRIDDNGNRVPLDVAVGDKVIYSKYGGTEVKYAGEEYLILSARDILAIVEK, encoded by the coding sequence GTGTCGGTCTCCATCAAGCCGCTCGAGGACAGGATCGTCGTCAAGACGCTCGAAGCAGAGCAGACGACCGCCTCGGGTCTGGTCATTCCGGACAGCGCCAAGGAAAAGCCGCAGGAGGGCGAGGTCCTCGCTGTCGGCCCCGGCCGCATCGACGACAACGGCAACCGAGTGCCGCTCGACGTCGCCGTGGGCGACAAGGTCATCTACTCCAAGTACGGCGGCACCGAGGTCAAGTACGCGGGCGAGGAGTACCTCATCCTCTCCGCGCGCGACATCCTCGCCATCGTCGAGAAGTGA
- a CDS encoding class I SAM-dependent methyltransferase, whose product MDAAGLTKLLSPTGWALLSALPPYDERRTMALSERLRREGLDPELVAAALTQSRLRAKAHAKFGDFAEGMLFTAAGLEQATRLTVAAHHARRYTAAGITKVADLTCGVGADSMAFAGVGLQVLAVDLDEVSASVATVNLRHFPEAEVRHGDGLAVDLEAAGVDGVYADPARRTSSGSRVFDPAAYAPPLDAVLALRSRVPALGLKLGPGVPHSALPDDAEAQWVSVDGDVVELGLWFGPLAPDGPGRSALVLRPDGAHVLRSGVEGPPAPPVGPVGAYLYEPDGAVIRAGLVAEVAVAVQGRLVDRTIAYVTSDVLRPTPAATAYRVLDTLPFGLKRLRTYLRERDVGRLTIKKRGTAVVPEQLRAQLSLRGAAESTIILTRVDGRQQVLVVEPL is encoded by the coding sequence ATGGACGCCGCCGGTCTCACCAAACTCCTCAGCCCGACCGGCTGGGCGCTGCTCAGCGCCCTCCCCCCGTACGACGAGCGCCGCACGATGGCGCTCTCCGAGCGGCTTCGCCGCGAAGGGCTCGATCCAGAGCTCGTGGCCGCCGCCCTGACGCAGTCCCGCCTGCGCGCCAAGGCCCACGCCAAGTTCGGAGACTTCGCCGAGGGCATGCTCTTCACCGCCGCCGGCCTCGAGCAGGCGACCCGCCTGACCGTCGCCGCCCACCACGCGCGCCGCTACACCGCCGCCGGGATCACCAAGGTGGCCGACCTGACCTGCGGCGTCGGCGCCGACTCGATGGCCTTCGCCGGGGTGGGGCTCCAGGTGCTCGCGGTGGACCTGGACGAGGTCAGCGCCTCCGTCGCCACCGTGAACCTGCGGCACTTCCCCGAGGCCGAGGTCCGTCACGGAGACGGCCTCGCGGTCGACCTGGAGGCCGCGGGGGTCGACGGCGTCTACGCCGACCCGGCCCGGCGCACCTCCTCCGGCAGCCGGGTCTTCGACCCCGCGGCGTACGCGCCACCGCTGGACGCCGTCCTCGCGCTGCGCTCGCGCGTCCCCGCCCTCGGCCTCAAGCTCGGGCCCGGCGTCCCGCACTCCGCGCTCCCCGACGACGCCGAGGCCCAGTGGGTCTCAGTCGACGGCGACGTGGTCGAGCTGGGGCTGTGGTTCGGCCCGCTGGCCCCCGATGGGCCGGGCCGCAGCGCGCTCGTCCTGCGGCCCGACGGGGCCCACGTGCTGCGGAGCGGCGTCGAGGGCCCTCCCGCCCCGCCCGTCGGACCCGTGGGCGCCTACCTCTACGAGCCCGACGGCGCCGTCATCCGGGCGGGGCTGGTGGCCGAAGTGGCGGTCGCCGTGCAAGGACGGCTCGTGGACCGCACCATCGCCTACGTGACCTCCGACGTGCTGCGCCCCACCCCGGCCGCGACGGCCTACCGCGTGCTGGACACGCTGCCCTTCGGCCTCAAGCGCCTGCGCACGTACCTGCGGGAGCGCGACGTCGGGCGCCTGACCATCAAGAAGCGCGGCACCGCGGTGGTCCCCGAGCAGCTGCGCGCGCAGCTGTCCCTGCGCGGCGCCGCCGAGTCCACGATCATCCTCACCCGGGTGGACGGCCGCCAGCAGGTGCTGGTCGTGGAGCCGCTGTGA
- a CDS encoding glutamate--cysteine ligase, with the protein MRARVELPFARSARSSLGVEWELALVDSDSGDLRQVAQTVLDAVRPDHGGDHPSIRQELLLNTVEVVSGVSTAVGQAAADLERAIAEVRTVTDPLRVELMGGGTHPFAHWAQQKVTDKQRYATLIDRTQWWGRQMVIYGLHVHVGIEDRAKVLPIARAMLTYFAHLQSLSAASPFWGGSDTGYASNRALMFQQLPTAGLPFPFERWEELEGYVGDMLHTGVIDQFDEVRWDVRPSPRFGTLETRICDSPSNLLEVSALSALTHCLVEHFSTLLDEGRELPAIPTWFAQENKWRSARYGMDAIIIVNAAGDEELVTDAVRRLLVELAPVAERLGCAAELDAVNVILRRGASYQRQRAAARQHGGQLDAVVTSLVAEMRAGRPL; encoded by the coding sequence GTGAGGGCGCGGGTCGAGCTGCCGTTCGCCCGGTCGGCGCGGTCCAGCCTGGGCGTGGAGTGGGAGCTCGCGCTCGTCGACTCGGACTCGGGCGACCTGCGCCAGGTCGCGCAGACCGTCCTCGACGCCGTCCGCCCCGACCACGGGGGCGACCACCCGTCGATCCGCCAGGAGCTGCTGCTGAACACCGTCGAGGTGGTGTCGGGGGTGAGCACCGCCGTCGGGCAGGCCGCCGCCGACCTCGAGCGGGCCATCGCGGAGGTGCGGACCGTGACGGACCCGCTGCGCGTCGAGCTGATGGGCGGCGGCACGCACCCCTTCGCGCACTGGGCCCAGCAGAAGGTCACCGACAAGCAGCGCTACGCCACGCTCATCGACCGGACCCAGTGGTGGGGCCGGCAGATGGTCATCTACGGGCTGCACGTGCACGTGGGCATCGAGGACCGCGCCAAGGTGCTGCCCATCGCCCGGGCCATGCTCACCTACTTCGCGCACCTGCAGTCGCTGTCGGCGGCGTCACCGTTCTGGGGCGGCAGCGACACCGGCTACGCCTCGAACCGCGCCCTGATGTTCCAGCAGCTGCCCACGGCCGGGCTGCCGTTCCCGTTCGAGCGCTGGGAGGAGCTCGAGGGGTACGTCGGCGACATGCTGCACACCGGGGTCATCGACCAGTTCGACGAGGTGCGGTGGGACGTGCGGCCGTCGCCCCGCTTCGGCACCCTCGAGACCCGGATCTGCGACAGCCCGTCCAACCTGCTCGAGGTCTCCGCCCTCTCCGCGCTCACCCACTGCCTGGTCGAGCACTTCTCGACCCTGCTGGACGAGGGCCGCGAGCTGCCTGCCATCCCGACGTGGTTCGCGCAGGAGAACAAGTGGCGCTCGGCCCGGTACGGCATGGACGCGATCATCATCGTCAACGCGGCCGGCGACGAGGAGCTCGTCACCGACGCGGTCCGGCGCCTGCTGGTCGAGCTCGCCCCGGTGGCCGAGCGGCTGGGCTGCGCGGCGGAGCTCGACGCCGTCAACGTGATCCTGCGCCGGGGCGCCTCGTACCAGCGCCAGCGCGCCGCGGCCCGGCAGCACGGCGGACAGCTCGACGCCGTGGTCACGAGCCTGGTCGCGGAGATGCGGGCCGGCCGGCCGCTCTGA
- the tsaD gene encoding tRNA (adenosine(37)-N6)-threonylcarbamoyltransferase complex transferase subunit TsaD yields MSEPLVLGIETSCDETGVALVRGHELLIDSVASSMDEHARFGGIIPEIASRAHLEAMGPTLRRALEGAQVELGEIDAIAVTAGPGLVGPLTVGASAAKALAVGLGKPLYGVNHVIGHAAVDELVDGPFPERVMALVVSGGHSSLLLVDDIVTGITELGSTLDDAAGEAFDKVGRLLGLPYPGGPHIDRLAREGDPEAIRFPRGLTAAKDQAAHAYDFSFSGLKTAVARWVEARQDSGQEIPLTDVAASFAAAVADVLTAKTIAACQRHDVSTLVIGGGFSANSQLREMAAERCAAAGIDLRIPPIRYCTDNGAMIAALGAAVVRRGLPPSSLDLPVDSSMPLTQVLL; encoded by the coding sequence ATGAGTGAGCCCCTCGTCCTTGGGATCGAGACCTCCTGCGACGAGACCGGCGTCGCCCTCGTCCGCGGCCACGAGCTGCTGATCGACTCGGTGGCGAGCTCGATGGACGAGCACGCCCGGTTCGGCGGCATCATCCCCGAGATCGCCTCGCGGGCCCACCTCGAGGCGATGGGGCCCACACTCCGCCGCGCCCTGGAGGGCGCCCAGGTCGAGCTCGGCGAGATCGACGCGATCGCCGTGACCGCGGGCCCTGGCCTGGTCGGCCCGCTCACCGTGGGCGCCTCCGCCGCGAAGGCCCTTGCCGTCGGGCTCGGCAAGCCGCTCTACGGCGTCAACCACGTGATCGGCCACGCCGCGGTGGACGAGCTCGTCGACGGGCCGTTCCCCGAGCGGGTCATGGCGCTCGTCGTCTCAGGCGGCCACTCCAGCCTGCTGCTGGTCGACGACATCGTCACCGGGATCACCGAGCTGGGCTCCACGCTCGACGACGCCGCGGGGGAGGCGTTCGACAAGGTCGGGCGCCTGCTCGGGCTGCCGTACCCCGGCGGCCCGCACATCGACCGCCTCGCACGCGAGGGCGACCCCGAGGCGATCCGGTTCCCGCGCGGCCTCACGGCGGCCAAGGACCAGGCGGCGCACGCCTACGACTTCTCCTTCTCCGGCCTCAAGACGGCCGTCGCGCGGTGGGTCGAGGCACGCCAGGACTCCGGCCAGGAGATCCCGCTGACCGACGTGGCGGCCTCGTTCGCCGCGGCCGTCGCCGACGTCCTCACCGCCAAGACGATCGCCGCCTGCCAGCGGCACGACGTGTCGACGCTGGTCATCGGGGGTGGGTTCTCCGCGAACTCGCAGCTGCGCGAGATGGCGGCCGAGCGTTGCGCCGCCGCGGGCATCGACCTGCGGATCCCGCCGATCCGCTACTGCACGGACAACGGCGCGATGATCGCCGCGCTCGGCGCCGCGGTGGTCCGTCGTGGCCTGCCGCCGTCGTCCCTCGACCTGCCGGTCGACTCCTCGATGCCGCTCACGCAGGTGCTCCTGTAG
- a CDS encoding malonic semialdehyde reductase translates to MTIDDLTAPRTDHLALPEDLADLLFREARTVSQFTDEDVTDEQLAAVYDLVKWGPTAINTVPLRLLVVRGRDARERLAAHMSEGNRQRVLEAPVSIVLAADPGFHRHLPVLAPHMAGMAESLEPAAEQRAQMARTNALLQVGYLIVGLRAAGLAAGPMGGMDAAAIDAEFFADNGWQSLLVVNVGYAEGAGTSYPRAPRLSYSQASLTV, encoded by the coding sequence GTGACCATCGACGATCTCACCGCCCCCCGCACCGACCACCTCGCCCTGCCCGAGGACCTCGCGGACCTGCTGTTCCGCGAGGCGCGCACGGTCAGCCAGTTCACCGACGAGGACGTCACGGACGAGCAGCTCGCCGCCGTCTACGACCTGGTCAAGTGGGGCCCCACGGCCATCAACACCGTGCCGCTGCGGCTGCTGGTGGTCCGGGGTCGCGACGCGCGTGAGCGCCTCGCCGCCCACATGTCCGAGGGGAACCGCCAGCGGGTCCTCGAGGCGCCCGTCTCCATCGTCCTCGCCGCCGACCCGGGCTTCCACCGGCACCTGCCCGTGCTCGCCCCGCACATGGCCGGCATGGCCGAGTCCCTCGAGCCCGCCGCCGAGCAGCGGGCGCAGATGGCTCGCACGAACGCCCTGCTGCAGGTCGGGTACCTGATCGTCGGGCTCCGTGCCGCCGGGCTCGCCGCGGGGCCGATGGGCGGCATGGACGCCGCCGCGATCGACGCCGAGTTCTTCGCCGACAACGGCTGGCAGTCCCTGCTGGTGGTCAACGTGGGCTACGCCGAGGGCGCGGGCACGTCCTACCCCCGGGCCCCGCGCCTGTCCTACTCCCAGGCCAGCCTGACCGTCTGA
- a CDS encoding sulfurtransferase, translating to MDSETIDGGPVDSGRADVLVTAHELLDLLGRASGSGPITPVVLDVRWELGRSDGHEQYLAGHVPGAVYVDLEADLAAFPSPQHGRHPLPEPEDLQAAARRWGVRGGVPVVVYDTVGGMSAARAWWLLRWAGVADVRLLDGGLPAWLAAGGRLDVGEVTARPGDVVLETGALATIGPDEARALAETGVLLDARAAERFRGEVEPVDPRAGHIPGAVSAPTSENLDEVGRFLPTADLAARFAALGAVGGASVGVYCGSGVTAAHQVAALAVAGIDAALYPGSWSQWSNDADRPVETGPGVGVRATGSPS from the coding sequence ATGGATTCCGAGACGATCGACGGTGGACCGGTGGACTCGGGTCGGGCCGATGTGCTCGTCACGGCCCACGAGCTGCTCGACCTGCTGGGGCGTGCCTCCGGCTCCGGGCCGATCACCCCCGTGGTGCTCGACGTGCGCTGGGAGCTCGGCCGATCGGACGGCCATGAGCAGTACCTCGCCGGGCACGTGCCCGGAGCCGTCTACGTGGACCTCGAGGCCGATCTGGCCGCGTTCCCGAGCCCGCAGCACGGGCGCCACCCGCTGCCGGAGCCGGAGGACCTGCAGGCCGCCGCACGCCGGTGGGGGGTGCGCGGCGGGGTGCCCGTCGTGGTCTATGACACGGTCGGCGGGATGTCCGCGGCCCGTGCCTGGTGGCTGCTCCGGTGGGCCGGCGTCGCCGACGTGCGGCTGCTGGATGGCGGCCTGCCCGCCTGGCTCGCGGCCGGGGGGCGGCTGGACGTCGGCGAGGTGACTGCCCGACCTGGCGACGTGGTGCTCGAGACCGGCGCGCTGGCGACGATCGGGCCGGACGAGGCCCGTGCGCTCGCGGAGACGGGCGTGCTGCTCGACGCCCGCGCGGCCGAGCGCTTCCGCGGCGAGGTCGAGCCGGTCGATCCGCGCGCGGGGCACATCCCGGGGGCAGTGTCGGCGCCGACGTCGGAGAACCTTGACGAGGTGGGCCGGTTCCTGCCGACAGCCGACCTGGCCGCGCGTTTCGCGGCGCTCGGGGCGGTGGGCGGGGCGTCCGTGGGGGTCTACTGCGGCTCCGGGGTCACCGCCGCCCACCAGGTCGCCGCGCTCGCGGTCGCCGGCATCGACGCGGCGTTGTACCCCGGGTCCTGGTCGCAGTGGTCGAACGACGCCGACCGCCCAGTCGAGACCGGGCCGGGCGTCGGCGTGAGGGCGACGGGCAGCCCGAGCTAG
- the rimI gene encoding ribosomal protein S18-alanine N-acetyltransferase: protein MTTAPGVLVRPLGEEDLPVLERMEQELFGPGAWSSASLAEELSGPGRWYIGAEDVATGALVGYAGLWFDGFDAQVMTIGTDSARQGAGVGTVMLDALVAHARGLGAGNVLLEVRVDNEPALRLYERAGFRRMGRRRGYYQPENVDAWTMSLPLR, encoded by the coding sequence GTGACGACCGCACCGGGGGTCCTCGTCCGCCCTCTGGGCGAGGAGGACCTGCCCGTGCTCGAGCGGATGGAGCAGGAGCTGTTCGGGCCGGGGGCCTGGTCGAGCGCCTCCCTGGCCGAGGAGCTGAGCGGGCCGGGCCGCTGGTACATCGGCGCCGAGGACGTGGCCACCGGCGCGCTGGTCGGGTACGCAGGCCTCTGGTTCGATGGTTTCGACGCCCAGGTGATGACCATCGGCACCGACAGCGCCCGCCAGGGGGCCGGCGTGGGTACGGTGATGCTGGACGCGCTGGTCGCGCACGCCCGAGGCCTGGGCGCCGGGAACGTCCTGCTGGAGGTGCGGGTCGACAACGAGCCCGCGCTGCGGTTGTACGAGCGGGCCGGCTTCCGCCGCATGGGGCGCCGTCGGGGGTACTACCAGCCCGAGAACGTGGACGCGTGGACGATGAGCCTGCCGCTGCGATGA
- the tsaB gene encoding tRNA (adenosine(37)-N6)-threonylcarbamoyltransferase complex dimerization subunit type 1 TsaB, which translates to MPVIALDTSAAVAVSLIDESGRALASRSTPEQRRHAELLAPMIVDVLAEAGVDRGDLTAVVVGTGPAPFTGLRVGLVTARTLAFALSIPVHGVSSLDALAVGAARELALEPGAELLAVTDARRREVYAARYRVAAAPAHAAHGPLVELVDGPVVDTPQAVAESIGQGALAVGAGASLYGEHLSAAAGAPANPDPADLARLALARLAAGAGTLPTEPLYLRRPDVVPPAERKRASA; encoded by the coding sequence GTGCCTGTCATCGCCCTCGACACCTCTGCCGCCGTCGCCGTCTCCCTGATCGACGAGTCGGGACGCGCTCTCGCGTCCCGCTCGACGCCTGAGCAAAGGCGCCATGCCGAGCTCCTGGCCCCGATGATCGTCGACGTGCTGGCCGAGGCCGGAGTGGACCGTGGCGACCTCACCGCCGTCGTGGTGGGGACCGGCCCCGCGCCGTTCACGGGCCTGCGGGTCGGTCTGGTCACCGCCCGGACTCTCGCGTTCGCGCTCAGCATCCCGGTGCACGGGGTCAGCAGCCTCGACGCGCTCGCGGTCGGCGCCGCGCGAGAGCTCGCCCTGGAGCCCGGCGCCGAGCTGCTGGCGGTCACCGACGCGCGCCGCCGCGAGGTCTACGCGGCCCGGTACCGCGTGGCCGCCGCGCCCGCCCACGCCGCCCATGGCCCGCTGGTCGAGTTGGTGGACGGCCCCGTGGTCGACACCCCGCAGGCGGTCGCGGAGTCGATCGGGCAGGGGGCCCTCGCTGTCGGAGCGGGCGCCTCGCTGTACGGCGAGCACCTGTCCGCCGCCGCGGGCGCCCCCGCGAACCCCGACCCGGCGGACCTGGCCCGGCTCGCGCTCGCACGGCTGGCCGCGGGCGCCGGGACGCTTCCCACCGAGCCGCTGTACCTGCGCCGGCCGGACGTCGTCCCGCCGGCCGAGCGCAAGCGCGCCTCGGCGTGA
- the tsaE gene encoding tRNA (adenosine(37)-N6)-threonylcarbamoyltransferase complex ATPase subunit type 1 TsaE yields the protein MTVVQQVQLELADAEATRAFGRELARVLRAGDLVVLTGDLGAGKTTLTQGIGVGLGVRGQVASPTFVIARVHPPLPDAEGTRPARAEAGERPSLVHVDAYRLGSLEEVDALDLDASLDESVTVVEWGEGLVEGLAADRLEVALRRPRGGELTLDLEDAATGVRLVTVTAVGERWAGVPLPG from the coding sequence ATGACGGTGGTGCAGCAGGTCCAGCTCGAGCTGGCCGACGCGGAGGCGACGCGGGCGTTCGGCCGCGAGCTGGCACGTGTCCTGCGGGCGGGCGACCTCGTGGTCCTCACCGGCGACCTCGGCGCGGGGAAGACGACCCTGACCCAGGGCATCGGGGTCGGGCTGGGCGTGCGCGGCCAGGTCGCCTCCCCGACCTTCGTGATCGCCCGGGTGCACCCGCCGCTGCCCGACGCGGAGGGCACGCGGCCCGCGCGCGCCGAGGCCGGCGAGCGCCCGTCGCTGGTCCACGTGGACGCGTACCGGCTCGGCTCGCTCGAGGAGGTCGACGCGCTCGACCTCGACGCGAGCCTCGACGAGTCGGTCACCGTCGTGGAGTGGGGCGAGGGCCTGGTCGAGGGCCTTGCCGCCGACCGCCTGGAGGTCGCGCTCCGCCGGCCGCGCGGAGGGGAGCTGACGCTCGACCTGGAGGACGCCGCCACCGGGGTCCGGTTGGTGACCGTCACCGCGGTCGGGGAGCGGTGGGCGGGCGTCCCGCTGCCCGGCTGA